CTGCTCACCTAACATGGGAAATCCTTGTTGTATGTGTGTGGACAGGGGTTGGATATAATGTTATTCACTGGCTGaggacccaaagtcacccaacagTGCCTCTTCCTGAAGATGGATCAATCCCATGCATACAGGAGGAAGAAGGTGGATTTGTGGTGGAGTGAGTTTCCTTTCAGACAGTGTTGATTTTACTTGTAGATCCATACAACAAAGGCTGGGCCCTGTCCTGCTAACACCATCCTTTTCACCTCTTGGCAGAACTGGAGAGCAGCCACCTTCAGCGGTTGAGAAAGAAAGACTTAATGCTCTGGAGGATGTGATATTTCTGCTTCTGGCGCAGCTTTTTCCGGATGATGGGGATCCAGACAAGGCCACAGACTAGCAGCATGAGGCCCAGTGACAGGAAGGCTGGTCCGCACAGTTTAAAAACCTCCTTGGTCATATTGCTGTTCTTTTCTGGCTTTTCTGGCTTGGTCGTTTCTGGCTTGGTCGTATTGGTGTTTTTGTC
This window of the Elgaria multicarinata webbii isolate HBS135686 ecotype San Diego chromosome 3, rElgMul1.1.pri, whole genome shotgun sequence genome carries:
- the PIRT gene encoding phosphoinositide-interacting protein, with product METQSREMEAGEKSPESKDLLPSQTASTLCISSRSESGWNTPPQNKWDVYHKPVIVLSVGGAVFLFGVAITSLTCFVIDKNTNTTKPETTKPEKPEKNSNMTKEVFKLCGPAFLSLGLMLLVCGLVWIPIIRKKLRQKQKYHILQSIKSFFLNR